One genomic window of Arvicola amphibius chromosome 4, mArvAmp1.2, whole genome shotgun sequence includes the following:
- the Galr2 gene encoding galanin receptor type 2 has translation MNGSGSLGTEDTSQEVGSGGWQPEAVLVPLLFALIFFVGTVGNALVLAVLLRGGQAVSTTNLFILNLGVADLCFILCCVPFQATIYTLDGWVFGSLLCKAVHFLIFLTMHASSFTLAAVSLDRYLAIRYPLHSRELRTPRNALAAIGLIWGLALLFSGPYLSYYRQSQLANLTVCHPAWSAPRRRAMDLCTFVFSYLLPVLVLSLTYARTLRYLWRTVDPVAAGSGSQRAKRKVTRMIVIVAVLFCLCWMPHHALILCVWFGRFPLTRATYALRILSHLVSYANSCVNPIVYALVSKHFRKGFRKICSGLLCRAPRRASGRVCVLAPGNHSGSVLDRESTDLTHVSEAAGPLVPAPVLPSCTSSSRTLDPVC, from the exons ATGAACGGCTCGGGCAGCTTGGGGACCGAGGACACCAGCCAGGAAGTCGGCAGCGGCGGCTGGCAGCCCGAGGCGGTCCTAGTACCCCTGCTTTTTGCACTCATCTTCTTCGTGGGCACCGTGGGCAATGCGCTGGTTTTAGCCGTGCTGTTGCGTGGCGGCCAGGCAGTCAGCACCACCAACCTATTCATCCTCAACCTGGGCGTGGCCGACCTGTGCTTCATCCTGTGCTGCGTGCCTTTCCAGGCCACCATCTACACCTTGGACGGCTGGGTGTTCGGCTCGCTGCTCTGCAAGGCCGTTcatttcctcatcttcctcacCATGCACGCCAGCAGTTTCACACTGGCCGCCGTCTCTCTGGACAG GTATCTGGCTATCCGCTACCCGCTGCATTCCCGCGAGCTGCGCACACCTCGAAACGCACTGGCGGCCATCGGGCTCATCTGGGGGCTAGCGCTGCTCTTCTCCGGGCCCTACCTGAGCTACTACCGTCAGTCGCAGCTGGCCAACCTGACCGTGTGCCACCCAGCATGGAGCGCGCCTCGACGCCGCGCCATGGACCTCTGCACCTTCGTCTTCAGCTACCTGTTGCCGGTGCTGGTTCTCAGTCTGACCTATGCGCGCACCCTGCGCTACCTCTGGCGCACAGTCGACCCAGTAGCGGCAGGCTCAGGTTCTCAGCGCGCCAAACGCAAGGTGACACGCATGATCGTCATTGTCGCCGTGCTCTTCTGCCTATGTTGGATGCCCCATCACGCGCTTATCCTCTGCGTGTGGTTTGGTCGCTTCCCGCTCACGCGCGCCACTTATGCGCTGCGCATCCTCTCACACCTAGTTTCTTATGCCAACTCGTGTGTCAACCCCATCGTTTATGCACTGGTCTCTAAGCATTTCCGTAAGGGTTTCCGCAAAATCTGCTCAGGCCTGCTGTGCCGCGCCCCGAGGCGAGCCTCAGGCCGAGTGTGCGTCTTGGCGCCTGGCAATCATAGTGGCAGTGTGCTGGACCGCGAGTCCACAGACCTGACACACGTGAGCGAGGCGGCAGGGCCCCTTGTCCCAGCACCCGTGCTTCCCAGCTGCACATCCTCAAGTAGGACCCTCGATCCTGTCTGTTAA